Genomic segment of Panicum virgatum strain AP13 chromosome 2K, P.virgatum_v5, whole genome shotgun sequence:
TCATTCCAGCTACACGATCGATCGAGTGCAGATAGGCTAAGCAGTGAGCACAACACAGACACAGAACCGTGTCGTCGAGGCAGGAGCAGCGGGTGGCGGCGAGCGCCGAGGGCAAGGCGCAAGCGCAACGCGCCGGCGAGCAGCAGGCGCGCGAGATCGCGCACGAGCGCacggagcgcgcgcgcgtggtcggcgccggtgccggcgggcACGAGGAGCGGCGCCGCGCCGGGATCCTGGAGAGCGTGCAGCAGGGCGCCAGGTCCCTGGTGAGCGCCGTCGGCCGCACGCTCGGCGTCGCCAGCAGGGACACCACCACAAAGGACTGCTCGGTGGACAAGGCGAGCCAGGCGGGCGACGCCACCGCGCACAAGGAAAAGGCGAGCGAGACGGCCGGGGCGGCCAAGGACAAGCTCGGCGAGTACAAggactacgccgccggcgaggcaaCGGAGGCCAAGGACGCCGTCGCCCAGAAGGCCAGCCAAGCAGCAGAGGCGACGAAAGGCAAGGTTGGAGAGTACAAGGACTACGCCGCTGACaagacggcggccgccgcccagAAGGCCAGCGAGGCGGCAGAGGCGACGAAAGGCAAGCTTGGCGAGTACAAGGATTACGCCGCGGACAAGGCCACCGAGATGAAGGACGCCGCGGCGCACAAGGCTGGCGGGACGGCGGAGGCGACCAAGGTTAAGGCTGTGGAGATGAAGGACGCCGCGGTGCAGAAGGCAAGTGAAACAACCGAGGCGACCAAGGACAAGGCTGCATCGATGAAGGAAGCCGCTGCGGATAAGGCACGGGAGACAAAGGAGGCCGGCGCGTCGAAGGCCAAGCAGAGCACGGAGGAGCTGAGCAAGGCGGCGAGAGGCGACAAGACCATGGAGGAGACGAAGAGATCCCCAGAGGAGAAGCTCGAGGAGTCAGCCGCCGACGCTGCCCGCAACGCCATGGAGTACCTGACCTTGCggacagaggaggaggaggtcacCGGCGCGAGCAAGGTGAAGGTGAGCACAGCAGAGCACCTAGCAGCAGGGCTTTTAATTTACTAGTGCCGGATCGGATCGGATGGAATCGAATCGAATTGTGGGCTTGTGATGCTGTGTATGATGGTGTTGCAGGCGCGCACGGACGCGACGGAAGAGGTGGAAGCAGCGGCAAgggagcaggcggcggaggccgagcggcgctccaactccaaggatggcaatggCATGTGAAGCAAGAAAGGCCGTGCTGCCGGTGCAGCCTCCTGCAGCGGCGTACAGGCCGTTAGCCGTCAAATCAAAATTacataaaaaaacaaatattcgcatgaagtattaaatgaagtctatttgcaaaatttttttagaaatggatgtaatttttcgagacgaatgtaatgacggtaattaattgatgatttgctacagtaatgctacagtaactatcctctaatcgcacgattaaatacctcattagattcgtctcgcgatttacacaaGGTTgtgaaggtggttttgtaattagattttatttaatactctaaattagtagtCAAAGGTGAAAAAAAATTCCATGAAATCCTAACCAAACACGACCACAGTACGACTAGACGCGATAGGCCAGAAACGTAGACAGGAGTAGTAGTATTTTGTAGCTGATGGTGAAGATGACGTGCCAGATCGATGCAAAAATACCGACCGACCTATTTCGAGCTAGCCGGACCTTTATTTCGACTCTGGTCAAGGCATCAAGACAATCAAGCAAGTTACAGTTGCAAacgattcaaaaaaaaagttacagTTGCAAACGGACGCTCAATGTCATTCTGCTCACAGCTAACAGCACATgctgctacttttttttttcacatCAACCGAGTCAAAGGAACCAGTTATATACACTTTTGGCCATTACAAAATTTGAATGAATCAGGGCTCAGCATCAGTTACGATTTAACAACACACAAGAATTTTACACTTTTGGCGACGAGCGCAACCAACCTATGTTTGTTTTTATATACATGCCGCTAATACTATCTACTCTTTCTTCCTCTACTGGTCAGTGGTCCCGCTTGTTTTCATGAGCACACAAGCACTCATGCAACGCTCAGTCAAAAAGAATCCCTGTGCTAGCTAGGGGCACAAAACACCTCACCAATTCTCTACACAGTTGCCGCGCGCCAAAGACAGGAACATCCCTCCCCTACCAGATGACATGGTCCTCACTCGTGGCCTGGTAGCCCAGCATGCAATGCTGCAAGTACTGCCACTGAACAGAATGGGTGCACATACTCTTTGGTAGTTGCGACAGACCAACCACAGATATCGTCACATCCGAACGCGTGCATTTCACCTTGCCGTAGACATCATTGGTGACATCTTTCATGAAATCTTCTTTCAGAGAGCTAGTGTCCACATGCATGATTTTTTCAGGGATGAGGCCCCAGTAGAAGACCATGTTTGGCTCCTCGACTGCATGATCAATCTCCTCTGAGGGGCACGGGTCACACCCAATGCCAGCCCTTTCCAACTGCACAACCAATGCAGACTTGACTGAGTTTGTATGTTTTGTTCAAAGATTCCAAAAATTAATAAAGAGCAGTACGATTTGTGCAGCAAAGATTCCAAAAATTAATAAAGAGCCGTACGATTTGTGCAGCAAGAGCATCAATAAAAAACAATAACAACAAAAAAGTTGCATCAATAGTACCTTCAGAATGAGGAAACGGAGGCGAGATTTCACCCATCCAGCCCAGTCACGCAGCTCTGCAAGTGTTGGCGCACATAAAGCAATGCGGAGAAATTGTTGATGTTTCTCAGCATATGGGAAGGGTTCAAAAAGCCAAGTCCACTCAAAATCATGCCTCAATGGATCCTGAAATAAAGACAAAGGCTTATTAAAAGATCACATATTAACACCCAAGTATTCAAGCAGTGAACATGAGGCATAGCATTGCACAAGGGTGCTAATcatgaaaaaaggaaaagacatCACCACCCCACAATAGAAAATACTTTAATGTGAGTTGCAACTGTCAATACCCTGGCCACAATAAATTtcgtaaataaaaaaaatgtaatCTTACTTCCATGAAAAAGATCACCTGACTAAATTTGACTGGACTACAAAAAATGGTTTAAGCCTATAGGGAAACCAAGCGAACCCATATTATACATGGACTGAATAAGGAAAATGGAGTTAGTCGCATGTGCCAGCGGAAGTACAGATTGACACAGTAAGTGATAATTATTTGTGACCCAAAAGAATAGCAGAACAGCAATAATGTTCAGAAATGTACAAGAATGCTTTGTCTAAACTTAAGTACATACAGAAAGTCCCAGATACGCATTCAGTCTA
This window contains:
- the LOC120695626 gene encoding embryonic protein DC-8-like, whose translation is RHRTVSSRQEQRVAASAEGKAQAQRAGEQQAREIAHERTERARVVGAGAGGHEERRRAGILESVQQGARSLVSAVGRTLGVASRDTTTKDCSVDKASQAGDATAHKEKASETAGAAKDKLGEYKDYAAGEATEAKDAVAQKASQAAEATKGKVGEYKDYAADKTAAAAQKASEAAEATKGKLGEYKDYAADKATEMKDAAAHKAGGTAEATKVKAVEMKDAAVQKASETTEATKDKAASMKEAAADKARETKEAGASKAKQSTEELSKAARGDKTMEETKRSPEEKLEESAADAARNAMEYLTLRTEEEEVTGASKVKARTDATEEVEAAAREQAAEAERRSNSKDGNGM